The following are encoded together in the Xanthomonas vesicatoria ATCC 35937 genome:
- the dnaN gene encoding DNA polymerase III subunit beta: MRFTLQREAFLKPLAQVVNVVERRQTLPVLANLLVQVKDGQVSLTGTDLEVEMISRTMVEDAQDGETTIPARKLFDILRALPDGSRVTISQTGDKVTVQAGRSRFTLATLPANDFPSVDEVEATERVAVPEAALKELIERTAFAMAQQDVRYYLNGLLFDLRDGLLRCVATDGHRLALCETELEKAGGAKRQIIVPRKGVTELLRLLEAADREVELEVGRSHIRVKRGDVTFTSKLIDGRFPDYEAVIPIGADREVKVDREALRASLQRAAILSNEKYRGVRVEVSPGQLKISAHNPEQEEAQEEIEADTKVDDLAIGFNVNYLLDALSALRDEHVVIQLRDANSSALVREASSEKSRHVVMPLRL; encoded by the coding sequence ATGCGTTTTACACTGCAGCGCGAAGCCTTCCTCAAACCGTTGGCCCAAGTGGTCAATGTGGTCGAACGCCGTCAAACCCTGCCTGTGCTGGCCAATCTGCTGGTGCAGGTCAAGGACGGACAGGTCTCGTTGACCGGCACGGACCTGGAAGTGGAAATGATCTCGCGCACGATGGTGGAAGACGCGCAGGACGGCGAAACCACGATTCCGGCGCGCAAGTTGTTCGACATCCTGCGCGCCCTTCCCGACGGTAGCCGCGTCACCATCTCGCAGACCGGCGACAAGGTCACCGTACAGGCCGGACGTAGCCGCTTCACGCTGGCGACGCTGCCGGCCAATGACTTCCCGTCCGTGGACGAGGTCGAGGCGACCGAACGTGTCGCCGTGCCGGAAGCGGCGTTGAAGGAGCTGATCGAACGCACAGCGTTCGCGATGGCGCAGCAGGACGTGCGCTATTACCTCAACGGCCTGCTGTTCGATCTGCGCGACGGGCTGCTGCGCTGCGTGGCCACCGATGGTCACCGTCTGGCGCTGTGCGAAACCGAGTTGGAAAAAGCTGGCGGCGCCAAGCGCCAGATCATCGTGCCGCGGAAAGGCGTGACCGAGCTGCTGCGCTTGCTGGAAGCGGCCGATCGTGAGGTCGAACTGGAAGTCGGTCGCAGCCATATCCGCGTCAAACGCGGCGATGTGACGTTTACCTCCAAGCTCATCGATGGGCGCTTCCCGGATTACGAAGCAGTGATCCCGATCGGCGCAGACCGTGAGGTCAAGGTGGATCGCGAAGCGTTGCGTGCTTCGCTACAGCGTGCGGCCATCCTGTCGAACGAAAAGTACCGCGGCGTTCGCGTGGAAGTCTCACCGGGGCAGTTGAAGATCAGTGCGCACAATCCTGAGCAGGAAGAGGCGCAGGAAGAAATCGAAGCCGATACCAAGGTCGACGACCTGGCGATTGGCTTCAACGTGAACTATCTGCTGGATGCGCTTTCCGCGTTGCGCGACGAGCATGTGGTGATTCAGCTGCGCGATGCCAACTCGTCCGCACTCGTGCGTGAGGCAAGCAGCGAGAAGTCCCGCCATGTGGTGATGCCGCTGCGTCTCTGA